In candidate division KSB1 bacterium, a single window of DNA contains:
- a CDS encoding DNA-3-methyladenine glycosylase: MFDFSQGQLHLSQADPILATLISRYGQCTIQPQRQYFAALVEAILSQQLSVKAAATIFKRFKEKLGGRITPEKILRWTAPQFRAVGISRQKTSYLRDLAAKWQNGALAPRRFTGMTDEEVIAALTQVKGIGRWTAEMFLIFSLLRPDVLPVDDLGFRKAVQIAYKLRRLPDAKRLTQIAEPWRPYRSLATWYLWASLENKPIN, translated from the coding sequence ATGTTCGACTTCTCGCAAGGGCAACTTCATCTTTCTCAGGCTGACCCGATTCTCGCCACCCTCATTTCCCGATACGGTCAGTGCACGATACAACCGCAACGACAATATTTTGCCGCGCTCGTGGAAGCGATTCTTTCGCAGCAGCTTTCGGTGAAAGCCGCCGCCACGATTTTCAAGCGTTTTAAGGAAAAATTGGGCGGGCGCATCACTCCCGAAAAGATTTTGCGCTGGACGGCGCCGCAATTTCGCGCAGTTGGAATTTCCCGGCAAAAAACTTCCTACTTGCGCGATCTCGCGGCAAAATGGCAAAACGGCGCGCTGGCGCCTCGCCGCTTCACCGGCATGACCGACGAGGAAGTTATCGCCGCTTTGACGCAGGTGAAGGGCATTGGCCGGTGGACCGCGGAGATGTTTTTAATTTTTTCACTGCTGCGGCCGGATGTTTTGCCGGTGGATGACCTCGGTTTTCGCAAGGCCGTGCAGATCGCCTATAAGCTTCGCAGGCTGCCCGACGCCAAACGTCTCACGCAAATCGCCGAACCCTGGCGGCCGTATCGTTCGCTTGCGACCTGGTACCTTTGGGCCAGCTTGGAGAATAAACCCATCAATTAA
- a CDS encoding ABC transporter ATP-binding protein: MARVRFESIKKSFGNTPAVRDLSLEIREGEFFSILGPSGCGKTTTLRIVAGFEPPDSGRIFFDNDDVTALPPERRNTGMVFQNYALFPHLSVFENVAFGLRARKRPQQEIEERVAAALDLVEMRELQNRLVPQLSGGQQQRVALARAIAVQPKILLLDEPLSNLDAQLRRSTRSELKNLQRRLGITTIYVTHDQEEALALSDRILVMHRGEAQQIGAPEEIYHQPANLFVMSFIGASNTLTGKVVQVTNHQITIAGESWQLALPMQSSYAIGTTLHLAFRPEHAQLQLNQAPERGDLGTLAGEMKSIEFGGSHWLVQCAIGQQRCFVRVPAEELKNAAIQNLMTSRKIRLSILPQHLRLFAAN; encoded by the coding sequence ATGGCCCGCGTTCGTTTTGAAAGCATCAAAAAATCTTTCGGGAACACGCCGGCGGTGCGCGATTTGTCGCTGGAAATTCGCGAAGGGGAATTTTTCAGCATTCTCGGACCGAGCGGCTGCGGCAAGACGACGACGCTGCGGATCGTCGCCGGTTTCGAGCCGCCGGATAGCGGGCGGATTTTTTTCGACAACGATGACGTCACCGCCCTCCCGCCGGAACGGCGCAACACCGGCATGGTGTTTCAAAACTACGCATTGTTTCCCCATCTTTCAGTTTTCGAGAATGTCGCCTTCGGCTTGCGCGCACGCAAACGCCCCCAACAAGAAATTGAAGAACGTGTCGCTGCAGCGCTTGATTTGGTAGAAATGCGCGAGCTGCAAAATCGCCTCGTCCCCCAGCTTTCCGGCGGCCAGCAACAACGCGTGGCCCTGGCCCGCGCCATCGCCGTGCAGCCGAAAATTTTATTGCTCGACGAGCCGCTGTCCAACCTCGACGCGCAATTGCGCCGCTCGACGCGCAGCGAGCTGAAAAACTTGCAGCGCCGTTTGGGAATCACCACGATTTATGTGACGCACGATCAGGAAGAAGCCCTCGCCCTTTCAGATCGCATTCTCGTCATGCACCGCGGCGAGGCGCAGCAGATCGGCGCGCCCGAGGAAATCTATCACCAACCGGCGAATCTTTTTGTGATGAGTTTCATCGGCGCCAGCAACACCTTGACCGGGAAAGTCGTTCAGGTCACCAACCATCAGATCACGATTGCCGGTGAAAGCTGGCAGCTCGCCTTGCCGATGCAATCGTCGTATGCAATCGGAACGACTCTTCATCTGGCCTTTCGTCCGGAACATGCTCAACTGCAACTCAACCAGGCGCCGGAGCGCGGCGACCTCGGAACCCTCGCCGGCGAAATGAAATCCATCGAATTTGGCGGCAGCCATTGGCTGGTGCAATGCGCCATCGGCCAACAGCGCTGCTTCGTGCGCGTGCCCGCCGAAGAACTGAAAAACGCGGCGATTCAAAACTTGATGACTAGTCGAAAAATTCGCCTCTCCATCCTTCCCCAGCATCTCCGCCTATTTGCCGCCAATTAG
- a CDS encoding extracellular solute-binding protein, with protein MRSRGFLLLPLIGAWLGAGCGTQQQHIIIYSPHGKELLEDFASRFEQAHPGVNVEWLDMGSQHVLDRLRSEKANPQADLWWGAPSPLFMQAAAENLLEPYRPSWAGEIEASHHDPQDRWYGTYLTPEVIMFNSEKLSKEKAPQDWDELLEPPWRGRIAIREPLPSGTMRAIFFAMIYRFHREQGSPAAGFAWLRRLDANTKSYPGDQALFYIALARGEADLSLWNLPDVLLRREKDNYPFDYIVPRSGTPMVPEGLALVARQQPDQARRELAKKFYEFVTTPESFIHAARQYYRIPTRRDLDFSQIRPEFNPAQYQAMPMDWQLFADSSNVWMQYWDQNIRHKGRASIASTQ; from the coding sequence GTGAGAAGTCGGGGCTTTTTACTTTTGCCGCTTATTGGCGCCTGGCTCGGCGCCGGCTGCGGCACCCAACAGCAGCACATCATCATTTACTCGCCGCACGGCAAGGAATTGCTCGAAGATTTCGCTTCCCGCTTCGAACAGGCGCATCCCGGGGTGAATGTCGAGTGGCTGGACATGGGCTCGCAACACGTGCTCGACCGTCTGCGCTCGGAAAAGGCCAATCCGCAAGCCGACCTCTGGTGGGGCGCACCCTCGCCATTGTTCATGCAAGCCGCAGCGGAAAACTTGCTCGAACCTTATCGCCCGAGCTGGGCCGGCGAGATCGAGGCCAGCCATCACGACCCGCAAGATCGCTGGTACGGCACCTATCTCACGCCGGAAGTGATCATGTTCAATTCGGAGAAACTTTCCAAAGAAAAGGCCCCGCAGGATTGGGACGAGCTGCTCGAACCGCCATGGCGCGGCCGCATTGCGATTCGCGAACCGCTGCCTTCGGGAACCATGCGTGCGATTTTTTTTGCGATGATCTATCGCTTCCATCGCGAGCAGGGTTCGCCGGCAGCCGGTTTTGCCTGGCTGCGCCGCCTCGACGCCAACACCAAAAGCTATCCTGGTGATCAAGCGTTGTTTTATATCGCGCTGGCACGCGGTGAGGCCGATCTTTCCTTGTGGAATCTACCCGACGTACTCCTCCGCCGCGAGAAGGATAATTATCCGTTTGATTACATCGTTCCACGCAGCGGCACGCCGATGGTTCCGGAGGGTTTGGCGCTGGTGGCGCGCCAACAACCGGATCAAGCGCGCCGCGAGCTGGCAAAAAAATTTTATGAATTCGTCACCACGCCGGAATCGTTCATTCACGCGGCCCGACAATATTATCGCATCCCCACGCGCCGCGATTTGGACTTCTCGCAAATTCGCCCGGAATTCAATCCGGCGCAATACCAGGCCATGCCGATGGATTGGCAGCTTTTTGCGGATAGCTCCAACGTGTGGATGCAATATTGGGATCAGAACATTCGCCACAAAGGCCGTGCTTCAATTGCCAGTACTCAGTAA
- a CDS encoding tetratricopeptide repeat protein, whose product MDFVVPIFLKALFEAAQKAGLLDLAQKTGEALYEKFVQDKLAEDTFLRKLFESKPNKLVQAALEFVAAQHAVPQSRFMLRVLADPAIIAAMENLGTGELPTRSLLVPVFQRLLPVADAAKAVDLFVEKLYAGLSRDQELVNHTILLLSEKEAERHQTLLRMLQAILQQLQQPAAAAPTPALPGIPTTQLTLAIASAADNRFTVALHRGEEMLVPPQLVALPRGFEFTYEDHLKALAAGLTRGWSTPSPSRDQLLDRLGRQLAEFLLPGEIGKKVHDTIDEAQRRNERVEITFRASDPQLLSLPLEATHDPAVHLPLVLYPHVAVSRALTGVATRPATSIPGPLRLLVLIGSPDEEKTGEPLLDLEAELRTILDAVDRAMHGGNCIVEILEEGSLENLRAKLEAEPFHVLHISCHGKPGALILEDRDGNPVEVTPQKLADTIAATGHPHLPLVVLASCLSGVAAQTNGGAGSATPQPRSEDRSAVFQTADKMSALPSGAVLETADKMSALPPNTGMFGSFATQLLQRGFPAVLAMQHPVSDHYATALAGYLYQHLADDEVPSPLWALSKARRQIELERQQEAGGKGQGANGRGQEPEYATPALYLAGDDMPLFDRRQPFDRVRPEPRLFAVPGLCLRRVGDFIGRRRQQRQLRRGLADKRKIGAIITGMGGVGKSALAAHLVENLVKEGWLAVTLVGRTNETEICREVGDQLLSLAEQRQWPDDQALRRIATVLRAVYEVTDDDRRSALWRVLQKWPVLLLLDNFEDNLGPDRQTFLDPELDGFLQNLAEQPLIARLLITCRHPLPGLRHALAEIPLGPLSVQEMRKLLLRLPNLKDLPAEERLMVYHQVGGHPRLLEFLDAILGGGQARFADVTRRLNRHLESLQISPETQPDSLAEALQMAVTAGARDILLDELIALAQQGAEDWDLLLGAAVYEQPVDLTGLAFQRFGRPATKNEETPLVVSANRLANLSLLSVVDSNLYFVHRWTAGPLLQHVTPERQRQLHQRAADYWQWRVQNQTLDIHERIWAVRHLLQAENFDAADNLGWGILEQLMNWGHYSEAAGLNREMLACFPDTHFAYPRLSGNMGDLLIGLGEGEAARQYYEKALDIRAKLAQAEPNRADYARDLSVSYGQMGDLLRSLGEGEAARQYYEKCHEILSKLAAQEPNRADYARDLSVSYGRMGDLLRSLGEGEAARQYYEKDLEITAKLAQAEPNRADYARHLSVSYNNMGDLLISRGEGFAARQYYEKALEIAAKLAAQEPNRADYARDLSVSYDRMGDLLSSLGEGFAARQYYEKALDIRAKLAAQEPNRADYARDLSVSYERMGDLLISLGEGFAARQYYEKALDIRAKLAAQEPNRADYARDLSVSYGRMGDLLRSLGEGEAARQYYEKALEIAAKLAAQEPNRADYARDLSVSYDRMGDLLSSLGEGFAARQYYEKALEIAVKLAQAEPNRADYARHLSVSYNNMGDLLISLGEGFAARQYYEKALEIAVKLAQAEPNRADYARDLSVSYNKMGDLLLSLGEGFAARQYYEKDLEIAVKLAQAEPNRADYARDLSVSYNKMGDLLQSLGEGEAARQYYEKALEIAAKLAAQEPNRADYARDLSVKMGDLLISLGEGFAARQYYEKALEIAAKLAAQEPNRADYARHLSVSYGRMGDLLRSLGEGEAARQYYEKALEIAVKLAQAEPNRADYARDLSVSYERMGDLLSSLGEGFAARQYYEKALDIRAKLAAQEPNRADYARHLSVSYERMGDLLSSLGEGFAARQYYEKALDIRAKLAAQEPNRADYARDLSVSYERMGDLLRSLGEGEAARQYYEKSLDIRLKLAQAEPNLLERQLDLVVSFYKLSFISPPKVKRDYLERALNILLALQGAGKLPPANAGWIAAIQQELSKIEG is encoded by the coding sequence ATGGATTTCGTCGTTCCGATATTCCTCAAGGCGCTCTTCGAGGCCGCCCAAAAGGCCGGCCTGCTCGACCTGGCGCAAAAAACCGGCGAGGCCCTGTACGAAAAATTCGTGCAGGACAAGCTCGCTGAAGACACGTTTCTCCGCAAGCTGTTCGAGTCCAAGCCGAACAAGCTGGTGCAGGCGGCCCTGGAATTTGTCGCTGCGCAACATGCCGTGCCACAGTCGCGCTTCATGCTGCGGGTGTTGGCCGACCCGGCCATCATCGCGGCCATGGAAAATCTCGGGACCGGCGAGCTGCCCACGCGCAGCCTGCTCGTGCCGGTGTTCCAGCGCCTGCTGCCCGTCGCCGATGCCGCCAAGGCCGTCGACCTCTTCGTGGAAAAACTCTACGCCGGCCTCAGCCGTGACCAGGAGCTGGTCAACCACACCATTCTGCTGCTCTCCGAAAAAGAGGCGGAACGCCACCAAACCCTGCTGCGCATGCTGCAGGCCATCTTGCAGCAATTGCAGCAGCCCGCCGCCGCCGCGCCCACGCCGGCCCTGCCCGGCATTCCGACCACCCAGCTCACTCTCGCCATCGCCAGCGCCGCAGACAACCGTTTTACGGTGGCGCTGCATCGCGGCGAGGAAATGCTGGTGCCGCCGCAGCTTGTCGCTTTGCCGCGCGGCTTTGAGTTCACCTATGAAGACCATCTCAAAGCGCTCGCTGCCGGCCTCACCCGCGGCTGGTCCACGCCCTCGCCTTCCCGCGACCAGTTGCTCGACCGCCTCGGCCGGCAGCTCGCCGAATTTCTGCTCCCCGGCGAAATCGGCAAGAAAGTTCACGACACCATTGATGAGGCCCAGCGCCGCAACGAGCGCGTCGAAATCACTTTCCGTGCCAGCGATCCACAATTACTTTCTCTGCCTCTTGAAGCCACCCACGATCCGGCGGTGCATTTGCCGCTCGTGCTTTATCCTCACGTCGCCGTGAGCCGCGCACTCACCGGCGTTGCCACCAGGCCGGCAACCAGCATCCCCGGCCCGCTGCGTTTGCTCGTGCTCATTGGCAGCCCGGATGAAGAGAAAACCGGCGAGCCGCTGCTCGATCTCGAGGCCGAGCTGCGCACGATTTTGGATGCGGTTGATCGCGCCATGCACGGCGGCAACTGCATCGTCGAAATTCTCGAAGAGGGCAGTCTGGAAAATCTCCGCGCCAAACTGGAGGCCGAGCCGTTTCATGTGCTTCACATTTCCTGCCACGGCAAGCCCGGCGCCCTGATTTTGGAGGATCGCGACGGCAACCCGGTGGAAGTGACTCCGCAAAAACTGGCCGACACCATCGCCGCCACCGGCCACCCGCACCTGCCGCTCGTTGTGCTCGCCTCGTGTTTGAGCGGCGTGGCGGCGCAAACCAACGGCGGGGCCGGCAGCGCAACGCCGCAGCCTCGGAGCGAAGATCGTAGCGCAGTCTTCCAGACTGCAGACAAAATGTCTGCGCTACCTTCAGGCGCTGTTCTTGAGACGGCAGACAAGATGTCTGCGCTACCCCCAAACACTGGAATGTTCGGCAGTTTTGCCACGCAGTTGCTGCAGCGCGGCTTTCCCGCGGTGCTCGCCATGCAGCATCCGGTGAGCGACCATTACGCCACGGCCCTTGCCGGTTATCTTTACCAACATCTCGCCGACGATGAAGTGCCCTCGCCGCTGTGGGCGTTGAGCAAGGCGCGGCGACAGATCGAACTGGAAAGGCAGCAAGAGGCAGGGGGCAAGGGGCAAGGGGCAAATGGCAGGGGGCAGGAGCCGGAGTATGCCACGCCCGCGCTTTATCTCGCCGGGGACGACATGCCGCTGTTCGACCGGCGCCAGCCGTTTGATCGTGTGCGGCCAGAGCCGCGGCTCTTTGCCGTGCCCGGCTTGTGCCTGCGCCGCGTCGGTGATTTCATTGGCCGGAGGCGGCAGCAACGCCAGCTTCGGCGCGGCTTGGCGGACAAAAGAAAAATCGGCGCCATCATCACCGGCATGGGCGGCGTTGGCAAAAGCGCGCTGGCCGCGCATCTCGTCGAGAATCTCGTCAAAGAAGGCTGGCTGGCGGTGACGTTGGTTGGCCGCACAAACGAGACAGAAATTTGCCGCGAAGTGGGCGACCAGCTTTTGAGCCTCGCCGAGCAGAGGCAATGGCCGGATGACCAAGCCTTGCGCCGGATCGCCACCGTCCTGCGCGCGGTTTATGAAGTCACCGATGATGATCGCCGCTCTGCGCTCTGGCGGGTTCTGCAAAAATGGCCTGTGCTCCTGCTGCTCGATAATTTTGAAGACAACCTCGGCCCGGACCGCCAAACTTTTCTCGACCCGGAATTGGACGGCTTTCTGCAAAATCTGGCTGAACAGCCGTTGATTGCCCGGCTGCTCATCACCTGCCGCCATCCCTTGCCCGGCCTCCGGCATGCGCTGGCGGAAATTCCGCTCGGCCCGCTCTCGGTGCAGGAGATGCGCAAGCTGCTGCTGCGCCTGCCCAACTTGAAAGACCTGCCGGCTGAGGAGCGGCTGATGGTTTACCACCAGGTCGGCGGCCACCCGCGCCTGCTGGAGTTTCTCGATGCCATTCTCGGCGGCGGCCAGGCCCGTTTTGCCGATGTCACCAGACGTCTCAATCGCCATTTGGAGAGCCTGCAAATTTCTCCGGAGACCCAACCCGACTCATTGGCCGAGGCTCTGCAAATGGCCGTCACCGCCGGGGCCCGTGATATTTTGCTGGACGAACTGATCGCCCTGGCGCAGCAAGGCGCGGAAGACTGGGACTTGCTGCTGGGCGCCGCGGTTTACGAGCAGCCGGTGGATTTGACCGGCCTGGCGTTTCAGCGCTTTGGCCGGCCGGCAACAAAAAATGAGGAAACGCCTTTAGTCGTCAGCGCCAACCGCCTAGCCAATCTTTCCTTGCTCTCGGTGGTGGACTCGAATCTTTATTTCGTGCATCGCTGGACTGCCGGGCCGTTGTTGCAGCACGTCACGCCGGAACGGCAGCGCCAATTGCACCAGCGCGCCGCGGATTATTGGCAGTGGCGGGTGCAGAACCAAACCCTCGATATTCACGAAAGGATTTGGGCCGTGCGACACTTGCTGCAGGCGGAGAATTTTGACGCGGCGGATAATTTGGGTTGGGGTATTCTTGAGCAGTTGATGAACTGGGGTCATTACAGCGAGGCTGCGGGCCTCAATCGGGAAATGCTTGCCTGTTTTCCGGATACTCATTTTGCTTATCCTCGATTGTCGGGGAATATGGGCGATTTGCTGATTGGTTTGGGCGAAGGCGAGGCGGCGCGGCAGTATTATGAGAAAGCTTTGGACATTCGGGCGAAACTGGCGCAGGCGGAGCCCAATCGGGCGGACTACGCCCGCGACCTGTCGGTGTCGTATGGACAAATGGGGGATCTTTTGAGGAGTTTGGGTGAAGGCGAGGCAGCGCGGCAGTATTATGAGAAATGTCATGAGATTCTGTCGAAACTGGCGGCCCAGGAGCCCAATCGGGCGGACTACGCCCGCGACCTGTCGGTGTCGTATGGACGAATGGGGGATCTTTTGAGAAGTCTGGGCGAAGGCGAGGCGGCGCGGCAGTATTATGAGAAAGACTTAGAAATCACGGCGAAACTGGCGCAGGCGGAGCCCAATCGGGCGGACTACGCCCGCCACCTGTCGGTGAGTTACAATAACATGGGGGATTTGTTGATCAGCCGCGGCGAGGGCTTTGCGGCGCGGCAGTATTATGAGAAAGCTCTCGAAATTGCGGCGAAACTGGCGGCCCAGGAGCCCAATCGGGCGGACTACGCCCGCGACCTGTCGGTGAGTTATGACCGGATGGGGGATTTGTTGAGCAGCCTCGGCGAGGGCTTTGCGGCGCGGCAGTATTATGAGAAAGCTTTGGACATTCGGGCGAAACTGGCGGCCCAGGAGCCCAATCGGGCGGACTACGCCCGCGACCTGTCGGTGAGTTATGAACGGATGGGGGATTTGTTGATCAGCCTCGGCGAGGGCTTTGCGGCGCGGCAGTATTATGAGAAAGCTTTGGACATTCGGGCGAAACTGGCGGCCCAGGAGCCCAATCGGGCGGACTACGCCCGCGACCTGTCGGTGTCGTATGGACGAATGGGGGATCTTTTGAGGAGTTTGGGTGAAGGCGAGGCGGCGCGGCAGTATTATGAGAAAGCTCTTGAGATTGCGGCGAAACTGGCGGCCCAGGAGCCCAATCGGGCGGACTACGCCCGCGACCTGTCGGTGAGTTATGACCGGATGGGGGATTTGTTGAGCAGCCTCGGCGAGGGCTTTGCGGCGCGGCAGTATTATGAGAAAGCTCTGGAGATTGCAGTGAAACTGGCGCAGGCGGAGCCCAATCGGGCGGACTACGCCCGCCACCTGTCGGTGAGTTACAATAACATGGGGGATTTGTTGATCAGCCTCGGCGAGGGCTTTGCGGCGCGGCAGTATTATGAGAAAGCTCTGGAGATTGCAGTGAAACTGGCGCAGGCGGAGCCCAATCGGGCGGACTACGCCCGCGACCTGTCGGTGAGTTACAATAAAATGGGCGATTTGTTGCTCAGCCTCGGCGAGGGCTTTGCGGCGCGGCAGTATTATGAGAAAGATCTGGAGATTGCAGTGAAACTGGCGCAGGCGGAGCCCAATCGGGCGGACTACGCCCGCGACCTGTCGGTGTCGTACAATAAAATGGGCGATCTGTTGCAGAGTTTGGGTGAAGGCGAGGCGGCGCGGCAGTATTATGAGAAAGCTCTCGAAATTGCGGCGAAACTGGCGGCCCAGGAGCCCAATCGGGCGGACTACGCCCGCGACCTGTCGGTGAAAATGGGGGATTTGTTGATCAGCCTCGGCGAGGGCTTTGCGGCGCGGCAGTATTATGAGAAAGCTCTCGAAATTGCGGCGAAACTGGCGGCCCAGGAGCCCAATCGGGCGGACTACGCCCGCCACCTGTCGGTGTCGTATGGACGAATGGGGGATCTTTTGAGGAGTTTGGGTGAAGGCGAGGCGGCGCGGCAGTATTATGAGAAAGCTCTGGAGATTGCAGTGAAACTGGCGCAGGCGGAGCCCAATCGGGCGGACTACGCCCGCGACCTGTCGGTGAGTTATGAACGGATGGGCGATTTGTTGAGCAGCCTCGGCGAGGGCTTTGCGGCGCGGCAGTATTATGAGAAAGCTTTGGACATTCGGGCGAAACTGGCGGCCCAGGAGCCCAATCGGGCGGACTACGCCCGCCACCTGTCGGTGAGTTATGAACGGATGGGCGATTTGTTGAGCAGCCTCGGCGAGGGCTTTGCGGCGCGGCAGTATTATGAGAAAGCTTTGGACATTCGGGCGAAACTGGCGGCCCAGGAGCCCAATCGGGCGGACTACGCCCGCGACCTGTCGGTGTCGTATGAACGAATGGGGGATCTTTTGAGGAGTTTGGGTGAAGGCGAGGCGGCGCGGCAGTATTATGAGAAATCTTTGGACATTCGGTTGAAACTGGCGCAGGCGGAGCCCAATCTCCTCGAGCGCCAGCTCGATCTCGTGGTCAGCTTTTACAAACTCTCCTTCATTTCTCCACCTAAAGTAAAACGTGACTATCTCGAGCGTGCGCTTAACATTCTACTTGCACTCCAAGGCGCCGGCAAGCTCCCGCCGGCAAACGCCGGCTGGATCGCCGCCATTCAGCAAGAGCTATCGAAGATCGAGGGTTGA
- a CDS encoding iron ABC transporter permease has translation MKPRRLNLGYWPFLLPLFFILAATILFPLWVLVRESLMADGSFSFAAYRRFFDLTQAANLQALLGSVNISILTVIFSALFGIPLAILFTRFDFPGRKLFGVLVTLPILLPPLVGVLAFYFLLGETGILPRLLQWLFNLTEAPLVMRGVTAILVVHVYSFYVYFYLFVRNALLAADPALEEAGQNLGANRRLIWRRVIFPQLFPAILGASLLVFMSSMASFTAPYLFGGRWRFLTVEIYNSKLNGDMPMAITQAVIIAVISLLFLIIMRWQGGQAISGFGRGSKGAAKAGNLRHLPRLQKILLAVLGLVVMFALILPQLTLVMIAFVKNGSWTSQILPDTFTLENFTTLWRQRQFVQPLRNSFWMAAVATLAGAIVSLIAAWLQSKLTTPNHSRFFTTAIDAIVMLPYAIPGTVIAMALIVAFNEPHWFTGNHILVGTAVILPLAYFIRHLPIQFRATAAALAQFDPALDEAGRNLGANWWRRMSRLTLPLILPGVLTGAMVALINALGEFVASILLYTYSTEPLSVRIFSELRLFHLGSAAAYSVILTAIIGLVMWLNQKWVGDRNVTI, from the coding sequence ATGAAGCCTCGTCGCCTCAACTTGGGTTATTGGCCTTTTCTCCTTCCCCTCTTTTTCATTCTTGCCGCAACGATCTTGTTTCCGCTCTGGGTTTTGGTTCGTGAAAGCCTGATGGCCGATGGAAGTTTTTCATTCGCCGCCTATCGCCGTTTTTTCGATCTCACCCAAGCCGCAAATTTGCAGGCGCTGCTCGGCAGCGTCAACATCTCGATTTTGACGGTGATTTTCTCGGCGCTTTTTGGCATTCCGCTGGCGATTTTGTTCACGCGCTTCGATTTTCCCGGACGAAAACTTTTTGGCGTGCTGGTGACGCTGCCGATTCTGCTGCCGCCGCTGGTCGGGGTGTTGGCGTTTTATTTTCTTTTGGGAGAAACCGGCATCCTGCCGCGACTGTTGCAATGGCTTTTCAATTTGACGGAAGCGCCGCTCGTCATGCGCGGCGTGACCGCGATTTTGGTGGTGCACGTTTACAGTTTTTATGTTTATTTTTATCTCTTCGTCCGCAACGCGCTGCTCGCCGCTGATCCGGCCCTGGAGGAAGCCGGCCAAAATCTCGGCGCCAATCGCCGGCTCATCTGGCGGCGCGTGATTTTTCCCCAATTGTTTCCGGCGATCTTGGGCGCGTCGCTGTTGGTGTTTATGAGCTCGATGGCGAGCTTTACCGCGCCGTACCTCTTTGGCGGCAGGTGGCGTTTTCTCACCGTTGAAATTTACAATTCGAAGCTCAACGGTGACATGCCGATGGCCATTACCCAGGCCGTGATCATCGCCGTCATTTCCCTGCTCTTCCTCATCATCATGCGATGGCAGGGCGGGCAAGCGATCAGCGGCTTTGGCCGCGGCAGCAAGGGCGCGGCCAAAGCCGGCAATCTTCGCCATTTGCCCCGACTGCAAAAAATCTTGCTGGCGGTGCTCGGCCTCGTCGTGATGTTCGCGCTCATCCTGCCGCAGCTCACGCTGGTCATGATTGCCTTCGTCAAAAACGGCTCGTGGACGTCGCAGATTTTGCCGGACACGTTTACACTCGAAAATTTTACGACGCTGTGGCGGCAGCGGCAATTCGTCCAGCCGCTCCGCAATAGCTTCTGGATGGCGGCGGTGGCAACTTTAGCCGGTGCCATCGTGAGCCTCATCGCCGCGTGGCTGCAATCAAAGTTGACAACGCCAAACCATTCCCGGTTCTTCACAACGGCGATTGACGCCATCGTCATGTTGCCCTATGCCATTCCCGGCACCGTGATCGCCATGGCGCTGATTGTGGCGTTCAACGAGCCACATTGGTTCACCGGCAACCACATTCTCGTCGGCACCGCGGTGATTTTGCCGCTGGCGTATTTCATTCGCCATTTGCCGATCCAATTTCGCGCCACCGCCGCCGCGTTGGCGCAATTCGATCCGGCGTTGGACGAAGCCGGCCGCAATCTTGGCGCGAACTGGTGGCGGCGGATGTCGCGCCTCACCCTGCCGCTCATTTTGCCCGGTGTTTTAACCGGCGCCATGGTGGCGCTGATCAATGCCCTCGGCGAATTTGTCGCCTCGATTTTGCTTTATACCTACTCGACCGAGCCCTTGTCCGTGCGAATTTTTTCCGAGCTGCGGCTCTTCCATCTCGGCTCCGCCGCCGCCTATTCCGTGATCTTGACGGCGATTATCGGGCTGGTGATGTGGCTGAATCAGAAATGGGTGGGAGACAGGAATGTGACGATTTAA
- a CDS encoding isoprenylcysteine carboxylmethyltransferase family protein, translated as MNSILSFLRFTIYTIIFALLLGIKNLQSTPLLWGFLGVIAAMRLAEAFTPAATALRHYRREDDQSRWTTWVIGVSFFTNVIAPMLEYRYKLWPDLPATQWWNWLGLLLLLAGSVARLWAIRQAGEAFIPHVNVDSKLKLVTAGPYALVRHPSYLGTFVSYLGIAILFSSIIGAVALVALVIPAIVLRIAKEEQLLARRFGEAWKKYQSQTPARLIPNVW; from the coding sequence ATGAATTCGATACTCTCATTTTTACGTTTTACGATTTATACCATTATTTTCGCGCTTTTGCTCGGCATTAAAAATCTGCAAAGCACGCCGCTGCTGTGGGGCTTTCTCGGCGTCATCGCGGCAATGCGGCTCGCTGAAGCCTTCACGCCGGCGGCAACGGCGCTGCGCCATTATCGCCGGGAAGACGATCAATCGCGCTGGACAACGTGGGTGATCGGCGTCAGTTTTTTCACCAACGTGATCGCGCCAATGCTGGAATATCGCTACAAGCTCTGGCCGGATTTGCCGGCGACGCAATGGTGGAATTGGCTGGGACTGCTGCTTTTGCTGGCGGGTTCGGTGGCGCGGCTGTGGGCGATTCGCCAGGCCGGCGAGGCGTTCATCCCCCATGTCAATGTTGATTCCAAACTCAAGCTCGTCACCGCCGGGCCGTATGCGCTGGTGCGGCATCCCTCCTATCTCGGCACGTTTGTCTCCTATCTCGGCATCGCGATTTTATTCAGCAGCATCATCGGCGCTGTGGCGCTCGTGGCGCTGGTGATACCGGCCATCGTGCTGCGCATCGCGAAAGAAGAACAACTCCTCGCCAGGCGTTTCGGCGAGGCTTGGAAAAAATATCAAAGCCAAACCCCGGCGCGTTTGATTCCGAATGTCTGGTGA